One window of the Mixophyes fleayi isolate aMixFle1 chromosome 6, aMixFle1.hap1, whole genome shotgun sequence genome contains the following:
- the LOC142095390 gene encoding keratin, type I cytoskeletal 42-like → MNDSLLNINEKQTMQILNDRLSSYLDKVSALEEENAQLEKKICEWYANNATSSLPDSSQYFRIISDLQNQISAATTDNARIVLQIDNARLAADDFRDKYEIERRMSNSAESDGNALRRVLDGLNQETCDLEMQVQSLQEELQEMKRNHEEEVNSLHAQLGARINVEMNAAPSIDLNRALSEIRDEYENLMERNLRDADDIFRQRSEELNCQVASGSQQLQSVQTEVIELKRCVQTLEIELQSQLSMTSALECTLAETQATYGSQIAQLQAMIDNVESQLAQIRSDLERQNYEYKILMDQKTHLEMEIATYKRLLDGHNIQ, encoded by the exons ATGAATGATAGCCTGCTCAATATCAATGAGAAGCAAACCATGCAGATATTGAATGATCGCTTATCATCCTACCTGGATAAAGTCAGTGCTCTAGAAGAGGAAAATGCCCAACTGGAGAAGAAGATCTGTGAGTGGTATGCAAACAATGCCACCAGCTCATTGCCCGACTCCAGTCAGTACTTCAGAATTATTTCAGACCTCCAGAACCAG ATTTCTGCAGCTACAACAGACAATGCCAGGATTGTTCTACAGATTGACAATGCCAGACTGGCTGCTGATGACTTCCGTgacaa GTATGAGATTGAACGGCGTATGAGTAATAGTGCTGAATCTGATGGAAACGCTCTGCGCAGAGTGCTAGATGGACTGAACCAGGAGACATGTGACCTGGAGATGCAAGTTCAGAGCCTCCAGGAAGAATTGCAGGAGATGAAAAGAAATCATGAAGAG GAAGTAAACAGCCTTCATGCCCAGCTTGGGGCTAGAATCAACGTGGAAATGAATGCTGCCCCATCCATTGACCTCAATAGAGCCCTGTCTGAAATCCGGGATGAATATGAAAACCTGATGGAGAGGAACCTGAGAGACGCTGatgatattttcagacaaagg AGTGAAGAGCTAAATTGTCAGGTGGCTTCAGGCTCACAGCAACTCCAGTCTGTGCAAACCGAGGTCATTGAGCTGAAGCGCTGTGTCCAGACCCTGGAAATTGAACTGCAGAGCCAGTTGAGCATG ACTTCAGCCCTGGAATGCACTTTGGCAGAGACACAAGCTACTTATGGTTCCCAAATCGCCCAGTTACAAGCTATGATCGATAATGTGGAGTCTCAGCTGGCTCAAATCAGATCTGATCTGGAACGTCAGAACTATGAGTACAAGATCCTGATGGATCAGAAGACCCACCTGGAGATGGAGATCGCCACCTACAAACGCCTCTTGGATGGACATAACATCCAGTAA